CACCTATAAAATTCCCTTGAAGTAATAAACTTAAAGCTCGCTGAATTCCGCAACCTAAACAATCAACTCCGAAGAATTTTTTATTTAGGCACGGTAACATATAATTATCTAGTTGTAAAAGCATTTTTATTTAAACATATCCATTCCAGGAATGTTTGGCATTCCGTCTTGAGCAGCAACGGCTAATTCGTGTTCGTTAATTGCACCTGCTTTTTTTAAGGCTTTGTTTAAAGTTAAAATTAAATAATCTTCTAATTCTTCTTTATCTTCTAATAAAGACTCATGAATTGAAATTGACTTAATTTCGTTATTTGCGGTAACTGTAATCTTTAAGCTTCCATTTGCAGTCGCTTCATCAACTAAAACAGTATTTAATCTTTTTTTAGTTTCTTCTACTTTTTTTTGAGCATCTTTTATTTTACTCATCATTCCTGAAATATCTCCAAACATTTGTTTTCTATTTATAATTTATAGTGAAGCAAAAATAGTATTTTCACAAGGAATTTAATCAAGTTTAATACATCTAAAAGAAAATGAAAAAAATTATGATCCTTGCTATAGCTTTTAGCCTTATTTTTGTTAGTTGCAAAACTAAAGAAATGAAGAAAGATATAAAAGCTCCAATTGCTGATAAGCAATCTAAAACATTAGAGAAACACGGAGATATACGTACAGATGATTATTTTTGGATGCGTTTAACAGATGCTCAGAAAAATGCTGAGGTTAAAGATGAACAAACTCAAAAAGTTTATGATTATTTAACAGAGGAAAATTCTTATTACGAAGCACGTACTGAAAATACAAAAGAATTTCAGACACAGTTATTTGAAGAAATGAAAGGGCGTATTAAAGAAGATGATGAATCTGTGCCTTATAAAAGTAATGGTTATTTTTATATTACACGCTATGAAAAAGGACAGCAATATCCTATTCACAGTCGTAAAAAAGAAACTTTAGAGGCTAGTGAAGAGATTTTATTTAATGTCAATGATGAAGCTAAAGGACATGATTATTTTCAATTAGGTGGTTTAAGTATTTCTCCTGATAATAAATTAACCACTTTTGCGACGGATACCGTAAGTCGTCGTCAATATATTATCAGAATAAAAAATTTAGAAACAGGTGAAATTTATCCTGATAAAATAGAAAACACAACTGGTGGTACTGTTTGGGCAAATGATAATAAAACAATCTTTTATACTAAAAAAGATCCTGAAACATTACGTAGCTCACAGATTTACAAACATGTTTTAGGAACTGATGTTGCTTCTGATGTGTTAGTTTTTGAAGAAAAAGATGAAACTTTTGGTGCTTTTATAACCAAAACAAAATCTAAAAAATACTTAGTAATGGGGTCGTATAGTACGGTTTCTAACGAATATCAAATTTTAGAAGCTGATAATCCTAATGGTGACTTTAGAATGATTCAACCACGTGAGCGTGATTTAGAATACGATATCGCACATTACGAAGATCATTTTTATATCAAAACAAATAAAGACGGAGCAACCAACTTTAAGTTGATGAAAACTCCAGAAGATAAAACAACCAAAGAAAACTGGGTTGATGTAATACCACATAGAGAAGATACTTTATTTGAAGATTTTTCTATTTTTAAAGAGTATTTAGTTTTAGAAGAAAGAACTAACGGTTTAAATAAAATAAGAATTAAACGTTGGGATAATACAGAAGATTATTATTTACCATTTACTGAAGAAACTTATTCGGCAGGTGTACACGGAAATCCAGATTTTGATACTGATATAATTCGTTATTCATATAACTCAATGACAACGCCTAGTTCTGTTATTGATTTCAATATGAAAAATCAATCTAAAGAAATTAAAAAAGAACAAGAAGTTTTAGGCGGAAAGTTTAATAAAGAGAACTATATCAGTAAACGTATTTGGGTTACTGCACGTGATGGTAAAAAGGTAGCTTTGTCAATAGTACATCATAAAGATACAAAACTATCAAAAGATACTCCTATTTTACAATATGCTTATGGTTCTTATGGTCATACAATTTCTGATGGATTTTCAACAACTCGTTTAAGTTTATTAGATAGAGGTTTTGTATATGCATTGGCACATATTAGAGGAAGCGAGTATTTAGGTCGTGAGTGGTATGAAGATGGTAAAATGTTAAACAAGAAAAATACTTTTAATGATTTTGTAGATTGTTCTAAGTATTTAATCGATAATAATTATACTTCTTCAAAACATTTATATGCTATGGGAGGTTCTGCTGGAGGTTTATTAATGGGAGCAATTATTAATATGAATCCTGAATTATATAACGGAATTATAGCTGCTGTACCTTTTGTTGATGTAATTTCGACCATGTTAGATGATACTATCCCGTTAACAACAGGTGAATATGACGAATGGGGAAACCCGAATGATAAAGAATATTATGAGTATATGAAATCATATTCTCCTTATGACCAAGTAGCTCCGAAGGCATATCCAAACATGTTAATTACTACAGGTTTACATGATAGTCAGGTACAATATTGGGAACCAGCAAAATGGATTGCCAAACTTAGAGATGTAAAAACAAATGACAACGTGTTATTTTTACATACAAACATGGAAGCAGGGCATGGAGGTGCTTCTGGTAGGTTTGACGCATTAAAAGAAACAGCAGAAGAATATAGCTTCTTTTTAATGTTAGAGGATAAGTTAGAAAAATAATTATACTTTTGCTCTTTATTGAATAAGCATCATTGTAAAAAGAATGAAGTAATCTTATCAAGATAAATTCGTGTTTTTTACAATGACGCTTTCTTATTTTAGAATAAAGATGAATAGACATAAAGGAATTACCAATTCAATTTTAGATTTAATAGGGCAAACCCCTATGATAAAGTTAAATAAAATAACAAAAGGTCTTTTAGGTACATATTACGCAAAAATAGAAGCTTTTAATCCTGGGCATTCAGCAAAAGATAGAATAGCTTTACACATTATTGAAAGTGCTGAGAAAAAAGGTATCTTAAAAAAAGGAGATCTTATTGTTGAAACAACTTCTGGAAATACAGGTTTTTCAATAGCAATGATTAGTGTTATTAAAGGATATAAATGTCTTTTGGCTGTTAGTGATAAATCATCACAAGATAAAATTGATATGTTAAAATCAATGGGAGCTGAGGTACATGTTTGCCCTGCGAATGTTCCTGCGGATGATCCTCGGTCATATTATGAAGTAGCAAAAAGATTACATAGAGAAAACCCTGGTTCTATTTATATCAATCAATATTTTAATGAATTAAACATAGAAGCTCATTATAAAAGTACAGGTCCTGAAGTTTGGAAGCAAACAAAAGGTAAAGTAACACATGTTGTTATTGCTAGTGGGACAGGAGGAACAATTTCTGGTACAGGTAAATATTTAAAAGAGAAAAATCCGAAGATAAAAATTTTAGGAGTAGATGCGATAGGTTCTGTTTTGAAAAAATATCATGAAACAGGTGAGTTTGATGAAAAAGAAATATCGCCTTATAAAATTGAAGGTTTAGGAAAGAATTTAATTCCAACGGCAACCGATTTTGATGTTATTGATTTTTATGAAAAAGTATCAGATAAAGCAGCAGCACTTAAATCAAGAGAATTAGTAAAAGTAGAAGGTTTATTTTGTGGATATACTTCAGGAGCCGTTTTACAAGCAACGAAACAATATGCCGATAAAGGTTTTTTTGATAAAGATAGTGTTGTAGTTGTTGTTTTGCCAGATCATGGGTCTCGTTATATGAATAAAATTTATTCTGATACTTGGATGAAAGAACAAGGCTTTTTAGAATAAATTACTTAAAAAAATAAAATTATAAATTAATAAAAATAAAATATTATGAATATTACATTAGCGCAAGCAGAAAATATTATAGCAGCAGCAAAATCAAAATCAA
The Tenacibaculum pacificus DNA segment above includes these coding regions:
- a CDS encoding PLP-dependent cysteine synthase family protein, coding for MNRHKGITNSILDLIGQTPMIKLNKITKGLLGTYYAKIEAFNPGHSAKDRIALHIIESAEKKGILKKGDLIVETTSGNTGFSIAMISVIKGYKCLLAVSDKSSQDKIDMLKSMGAEVHVCPANVPADDPRSYYEVAKRLHRENPGSIYINQYFNELNIEAHYKSTGPEVWKQTKGKVTHVVIASGTGGTISGTGKYLKEKNPKIKILGVDAIGSVLKKYHETGEFDEKEISPYKIEGLGKNLIPTATDFDVIDFYEKVSDKAAALKSRELVKVEGLFCGYTSGAVLQATKQYADKGFFDKDSVVVVVLPDHGSRYMNKIYSDTWMKEQGFLE
- a CDS encoding S9 family peptidase, whose translation is MKKDIKAPIADKQSKTLEKHGDIRTDDYFWMRLTDAQKNAEVKDEQTQKVYDYLTEENSYYEARTENTKEFQTQLFEEMKGRIKEDDESVPYKSNGYFYITRYEKGQQYPIHSRKKETLEASEEILFNVNDEAKGHDYFQLGGLSISPDNKLTTFATDTVSRRQYIIRIKNLETGEIYPDKIENTTGGTVWANDNKTIFYTKKDPETLRSSQIYKHVLGTDVASDVLVFEEKDETFGAFITKTKSKKYLVMGSYSTVSNEYQILEADNPNGDFRMIQPRERDLEYDIAHYEDHFYIKTNKDGATNFKLMKTPEDKTTKENWVDVIPHREDTLFEDFSIFKEYLVLEERTNGLNKIRIKRWDNTEDYYLPFTEETYSAGVHGNPDFDTDIIRYSYNSMTTPSSVIDFNMKNQSKEIKKEQEVLGGKFNKENYISKRIWVTARDGKKVALSIVHHKDTKLSKDTPILQYAYGSYGHTISDGFSTTRLSLLDRGFVYALAHIRGSEYLGREWYEDGKMLNKKNTFNDFVDCSKYLIDNNYTSSKHLYAMGGSAGGLLMGAIINMNPELYNGIIAAVPFVDVISTMLDDTIPLTTGEYDEWGNPNDKEYYEYMKSYSPYDQVAPKAYPNMLITTGLHDSQVQYWEPAKWIAKLRDVKTNDNVLFLHTNMEAGHGGASGRFDALKETAEEYSFFLMLEDKLEK
- a CDS encoding YbaB/EbfC family nucleoid-associated protein, producing the protein MFGDISGMMSKIKDAQKKVEETKKRLNTVLVDEATANGSLKITVTANNEIKSISIHESLLEDKEELEDYLILTLNKALKKAGAINEHELAVAAQDGMPNIPGMDMFK